The window TTTTTTCGCTTGACTCTGCATACTCGCTCAAGGCTGCATAAGCCGATACGTGGCGGATGTCTTCTCCGAAGTCTGTACTATGGAACAACTCCAACACCTCTAGGTCACGCTCCGAGATGTTGCGCTCTTGGAGATACTGCCGCCAACTGACACGGTCGAGGTCTTTGTAATCTGAGCGGCCTAGTTTCTCGTTGAAGTCGCTTATTTGTTGTTTGAAACTACGCTCCCACTGAGGGTCAAGCGACCAAGCCCCGGGCTTTTGGTGTTGGCCATCGAGCAAAAGGTGGGTTTCAAACCTGTGGTCTACTAATTTGATATTCAGAGCCTTGCACAGCTCACGCATCTGCGTATGCGAGTTGCCAATCCATTCGGCACCTAGCTCTATTGTTTGGCCAGCCTCAGGATCGATCGTATGGGTAAATATCCGTCCTCCGAGGCGTTTACGTCCTTCGATCACAGTGAAATCTAGCCCCAGCTGCTGTAGGCGATAGGCTGCGCCTAGGCCTGCAATGCCCCCACCAAGGATGATTACTTTCTTTTTGGCTGTTGAATTAACTTGGCTTGCCAGCAGTGTTTGGGGCGCAATGGCTGTGGCGGTAGCTGCCAGTGCCGTTGCTTTGAGAAAATACCGTCTTTTCATTCAGATATAGGGTTTAGGGTTGTGTCGCGTTTGCCTACAATATTTCTTTGCCGCTCCCAAACCGACCGCTGAGGTCGTATATACTGTTGAAAATAGAGATGTGTGGAAGAGCGCTTCTGCCAAGGCATCGAAGTCTTCCAATTTGAGAGTCTTTCGGAGAAGATAGACAGACGCTTGTTATTGTTTTTACCCTAACAAAATTCGCCCCACAAATACCTGTGGTTGGGCTTGTTTTGGATTACAGACGCAAAAAAACCACCCCCGAAAACCTGGGGTGGCGTGGTTTGTGTGCCAATGGCAGACCTAGGTCTCAATCACGACTGTAGACAAGCCTGCATAGTCTTCCGTATTGGGAACTTTGCCGACAATGAACACATCAACTTCAATATCGCCTACCTTAAAGACTCGCAAATCTTGCAGGAGCTGCTCCAGCAGTTTGCGCAAATTTTGGTACTGCTGTACTTCTAGGCGCTCTTCGTCGGAGTGCCAGTCTTTTTCTTCGGCTACCGGGCGGAAAAACCGCTCTAGTGGTATTTCGGAGATGGGGGTATCCTCATCCTCTTCGAGGTATTCGCGAAGGCTTTCGCTACTGAGGGGGGCATCTTGATCCCATTCCCAGTAGATGGCTTCAAAAGGATAATCCGACTCGCTCGGGTAGAGCAATCCTGCGCTAGCTTGCTCCAAGCGGCTAAGCAGTATGTCGATAGGGTCTTGCGTTGACATCAGACAATGCGTAATTGGGGTTTGAAATGAGGCCAAGGGCTACATACACTCCTAGCTTAGGGGGCAGCCTTTTGGCAAAGGGTTTAGAATTTTTCTTTGGAAGCGTCTCCACGGTTACACAGCTCAATGGCGTGAGTAAAAGCCTGAACCATACGGACAGCCACTTCTTCGTCGTCGATATAGATGGCGACACGGCTGGTGCGGTCTCGCCCTTCGCCACGTTGGCGTTTGCGGACAGCCTCGCGGTCATTAAAAGCACGGAAGACAACAGCATAGTAAAGCACCTTGTTGCCGGTTTGTTGCTTACCTTCTACCGGTTCCATCACTACTTCGCTGATATCCTTGATACGGAAGCGGATTTTGTATACTTTGGGTTTACGGCCTCGGCCTCGGTCGGGCGCGTCATAGCGTGTTTCGCTATACTCATAAAACCAAGTACAGTTGGAGCCTCCGGTGTAGAATCGGGCGTTGAAGAACTCATTCTCCCCTCTGAAAAAATATTTGAAGTTACCGTGTTCGCGTACCTTTCCCACAATCCAGTCAACGGTTTCGCGGCGATTGGCATCGCTCTGCGCGTTGAGCGGTGCGGCTACTGTCAATATCAAAAGGGCGGCTAAAGTCAGTAAGAGGTTGAATTTTTGTTTCATAGTTTGAGGTATTATGTAATAAAGATTGCTTTGCATACGGTTGTACGAAAAAAACTAAGCATAGTTATGGTAGGGCTTCCAGCGGCTCCAATAAAAGGCTAGCAGCATTCCTGAGAGGAAATGCCATACGCCCCACCAAGCGGCTACTAAGGCCATTCCGCCGAGCCCGTCAAAAAAGTTGAAAACAATCAATAATGCTAGCCCGCCGTTCTGAATACCGGTTTCGATGGCAATGGTGCGGCGGTCGCGTATAGGCAGCCGTGTGGCTCGCGCCAGCATATATCCGGCAAACATCACTAAGCTATTATGAAATAAAACCAAAAGCAAGACAAAGTGTAGAAAATCGATCAACTGAATCACATTTTTGGCTAGTACGAATATGACAAAGACCACAAAAAAGATGACTGCCAGGTTGTTGATACCTTTTTGAATCACCTTGGTGGTGCGTGGGAATTGATGCCCAAACCAAATCCCTAGGGCTACGGGTAGGCCAATCAAGATAGCCAGTGTATAGAGCATATCTGTCCAGTTGAGGCTGAAGACCTTGATGGTAGGCTGTAGTGCCGGGATGAGGCTTGCCCAAAAGTTAAAGTTGAGCGGGGTCATCACGACAGAAAGCAGGGTAGAGCAGGCCGTAAGCGATACCGAGAGCGCAAGGTTGCCCTTGGCTACCATTGAGATAAAGTTAGAGACATTGCCCCCCGGGCAAGCGGCTACTAGCAACAGCCCAAGGCCTAGGCTGGGGTAAGGGTTGGCTACCCAGACCACGAGGCAGCTTAGCGCTGGGAGCATCAAGAACTGCGCTATAGCCCCTACCAAGACTGGTTTGGGGTCATTGGCGATTTGCCGGAAATCTTCAATGCGGATATTTAGCGCTACGCCAAACATCACAAAGGCCATCAAGAAATTGAGCATGGCAATTCCCTCTTCGCTAAAGGGGAGCTGCATATCATCAGGTGTCAGCACAGAGCAGGGGGTATTTTAGAAATCAGTTGGAACCAGTTGCCCTGATGGGCGGTGCAAATTTAGCAAAAGCTTGTTGTTTAGGGTACTATGGGGAATGTTTCGCGCACACAAACTTGGGCGCGGGTACATACCCCTCCTATGGGCGGGTTGTATTTCGTAACCCCCACCTCTACGGAGAGGAGTTGGGGGTAGGTACTGGCTACGGTTTGTAGAATATCGTGGGCGAGGTGCTCTAAGAGTCGGGCGGGTTGTTGCATACGTCGGGCAATAATTTGGTAGAGTTGGCCATAGTCGACGGTATCGGCTAGGTTATCGCTTTGGCCGGCCTTGGTATCGGGCAGGCCTATGCGGATATCTACGCTGTATTTGTTGCCGATACGTTGCTCTTCGTCATGGAAGCCGTGGTAGGCAAAAAACTCCAGCCCTTCGAGCGCTACAGTGGTTTGCATAAGGAAGGGGCGCGCTTAGTCGGCGGTATTGTCTAGGTGGTTGATGGGGGCTTCGGCCTGAGGCTCTAAGAAGGCTTGGCGCTCATCGAGTTGTTGGCGAATTTCTTGGGCTTTCTCAGTGAAGAATTGCCGGTAGTCGCGAGACTCTAAACGGGTGATTTTCTCTAACGTTTCTTGAATCATGGCCTTGAGGTCTGAGACAAGGTGGTCGCGTTGTAGCTCTATTTGATGATATTCGCGTTCTTTGGCCTTGAGTTGGTCAAGCGCCTCTGCGTCGATATTGCGAGCCTTGTCTTGGGCTTTTTGCACGATGGCCTTGGCCTGTGTGCGGGCTTCGGTCAAAATAGCCTCTGAGCGCATCTGAGCATCTTTGAGCTTCAGCTCGGCGTTTTTGCGGGCTTGCTCTACCATATTGGCGCTGGTATCCTCAGCGGTTTTGAGGGTTTTGAAGAGCGAAGTTTCTACTTCTTTGAGTTTGGCGATTTCTTTTTCTAGAAACTCGATTTTGATACGGGCTTCCTTGTTTTCGTCGCTGGTTTTTTCCCACTCTTGCGCCAATGCCATCAGGAATGCGTGGACTTCTTCACGGTCGTACCCTCCGCCAAAAGATTTTTTGGTAAAGGTTTGGTGTTTGATGTCAGATGGGCTGAATTTCATAAGGCTTAATTTTAGGCTACAATAAAGCACATTTTTTTGGAAATAGCCAAGCTCAGTACTTAAATTTTACGTCCCAAAGGCTGATGAGCCGGTCATCTCCGGCAGATAGGAGCTGACCTTGGTGGTTAGTCCACAGTACTTTATTGACGGAGGTGCCGTGCCCGGCGTGTCGGGCTTTGTCGATGACCTTGAGGAGTTGCCACTCTTGGGTGTCCCATATCTTGACGGACTTGTCCATACTTCCGCTGGCCATAAACCGCCCACTAGGGCTAAAACAGAGGCTGTTGAGCGCATATAGGTGTGCGGCTATTTTGGCTTTGGGGCTATAGTGTTCGGTAGCAGACCAGACAGCCAAGTGCGCATCACGGCCACCACTGACAAGGTGTTGCCCGTCGGGGCTGTATTGGAGGGTAAAGACGGAGTTTTGGTGTGCCTCAAAATCATACAAAGGGTTAAGGTGCTCAGTATCAAACACGCGAATATGCGCATCGCTATAGCCCACGGCCAGCTGTGGGGCTGTAGGGTGGAGGGCCAGAGCGCGTACTCGCTCGTGAGACGCTTTCAGATG of the Eisenibacter elegans DSM 3317 genome contains:
- a CDS encoding nuclease A inhibitor family protein, coding for MSTQDPIDILLSRLEQASAGLLYPSESDYPFEAIYWEWDQDAPLSSESLREYLEEDEDTPISEIPLERFFRPVAEEKDWHSDEERLEVQQYQNLRKLLEQLLQDLRVFKVGDIEVDVFIVGKVPNTEDYAGLSTVVIET
- a CDS encoding bile acid:sodium symporter family protein yields the protein MLTPDDMQLPFSEEGIAMLNFLMAFVMFGVALNIRIEDFRQIANDPKPVLVGAIAQFLMLPALSCLVVWVANPYPSLGLGLLLVAACPGGNVSNFISMVAKGNLALSVSLTACSTLLSVVMTPLNFNFWASLIPALQPTIKVFSLNWTDMLYTLAILIGLPVALGIWFGHQFPRTTKVIQKGINNLAVIFFVVFVIFVLAKNVIQLIDFLHFVLLLVLFHNSLVMFAGYMLARATRLPIRDRRTIAIETGIQNGGLALLIVFNFFDGLGGMALVAAWWGVWHFLSGMLLAFYWSRWKPYHNYA
- the folB gene encoding dihydroneopterin aldolase, which produces MQTTVALEGLEFFAYHGFHDEEQRIGNKYSVDIRIGLPDTKAGQSDNLADTVDYGQLYQIIARRMQQPARLLEHLAHDILQTVASTYPQLLSVEVGVTKYNPPIGGVCTRAQVCVRETFPIVP
- a CDS encoding DivIVA domain-containing protein: MKFSPSDIKHQTFTKKSFGGGYDREEVHAFLMALAQEWEKTSDENKEARIKIEFLEKEIAKLKEVETSLFKTLKTAEDTSANMVEQARKNAELKLKDAQMRSEAILTEARTQAKAIVQKAQDKARNIDAEALDQLKAKEREYHQIELQRDHLVSDLKAMIQETLEKITRLESRDYRQFFTEKAQEIRQQLDERQAFLEPQAEAPINHLDNTAD
- a CDS encoding WD40 repeat domain-containing protein; translation: MKLIQVDKLETLSGHRDCIYALVQGESPNIFYTADGTGLVARWDLLKPEMGQPIAQVAHAVYALCMIPGSNQLIVGHNTQGIHLIDTQAKKELYSVKLTDAAIFDIQVQLPYAYIACGDGVVIVFDLMHRAVRQHLKASHERVRALALHPTAPQLAVGYSDAHIRVFDTEHLNPLYDFEAHQNSVFTLQYSPDGQHLVSGGRDAHLAVWSATEHYSPKAKIAAHLYALNSLCFSPSGRFMASGSMDKSVKIWDTQEWQLLKVIDKARHAGHGTSVNKVLWTNHQGQLLSAGDDRLISLWDVKFKY